Proteins co-encoded in one Pseudoliparis swirei isolate HS2019 ecotype Mariana Trench chromosome 7, NWPU_hadal_v1, whole genome shotgun sequence genomic window:
- the si:ch73-138n13.1 gene encoding trichohyalin isoform X2 encodes MAAQVEVQPGEVGRPVVGGRLHLSPLTDSSNKSPFEIPSVNQSHIITPEPNKPVPGPKPRLTPKPFAVERNPTIRPILAPKPITKPRPEPTLLAGYKPESPYSPKPQQPAAPVQPRSTNPNRPASTSFNTTKLNTGQTIKPIAQPFKPAPPLDLGDPSKPIPTLTTERQRPGSSNLVYSKSLKQFLASDWSGTTNNQGEKDQMASSPVGSSITRTKSMGFLIQVGQEEEEKEKENPEAAVVLRPKPRASRPRPVSAIFLDSPTKTETSVPALRWARRPLSADLTSKFESIGLSLHRKTQKDTNENTPEETGPTQKREQEKTPQSDTSQSSDGASDQKTLKESEEDKRAVSIKSRMSFLDSSSSPKAGVADQESDLHSPVQPVPETEPAVGVKQLIKQLTEDPAPTPSPIVKPVLKHRHLPLDLTKRFSSERSPDSVFLSEATDCDEISKDPQRRIEESAISPNDQRTFVDLKDSQEVFKKASPPEEPQGGQDIGATSKESVPRSDLQTVKASLFEHVVERHSVLLVEEGKPVNKPHESLRSLSFKRGKAEEEGTLVTATYKDPLSPSSPLRVSHAFDTVQAVEGSRAVSENVPSAQWEDKAMTLRSRRSEGSRPVEERTGSAQDEPASAAMPEKQPRFLRVGALHKWNSPGLETSVEKGMLKETQREEQEALDQDGHGERDAEQEEVAAAPKRLKMLQSEEQPKPRATYFALTGQMHEPVSPVDAGESIGDEAGPFDNMSVRAEPDGSKTKLIPIRWNPAFDESLGKNSQVKVEELMRRHISQSEIRSTLDEQTKEEMMEVEKKRELQKETERHMAKMKEHQREKQRQLELEKEALLEFARMKEREMQREFERQRQKAFEKEKQEFEEKQRALERQKQSELEQRQQLQELERAKLRELEKERLLQLEKEKRQKLERQKKIEREKLREQERDRQQEQERQRQREEERQRELDKKRQLLEIQKEKQKMEELKRIQEFERLQLLEFENQKEKEARKEKETQQLMELEKQRRRERREREEAEKMRQVALDQEVIRMKELSKERERQKELQKEIDREKQREMERQQQRDLERQRQLDFERQELENQRELERRSQRDLERERQRQLDLERQELENQREMERQRDLERERQRQLDIERQELESQRLRQRELEKEKQRKESLERIKEMERRQLLELERQQQTERDKQQLLELEKRRLRESLEREEAEKMRQIAKQQGAERQRQKERQKKEEQERARLESSPLRPQAVDLDSVLRNEPLSKPTSHRSDTATRWKEPSPRLEASYKPAILDIDSFTSQVQPSSSKDLFPVSGIQGVDAAFGARLHPPTPDVDVSWRSPQQAPGITSPVWTTSLQDPWELRLVETSVDKPVAEPRKHTNKLSLEQLLLRQEERLPQRLSSSGPEEQIWFPREQQPQDGSAEDRSQRRSQASKTPQVFSQWLSGCTQNKICSW; translated from the exons ATGGCTGCTCAGGTAGAGGTTCAGCCTGGGGAGGTAGGTAGGCCAGTGGTTGGAGGACGACTTCACCTGAGTCCTTTGACTGACTCCAGCAATAAGAGTCCCTTCGAGATCCCCTCTGTGAACCAGTCCCATATTATCACCCCAGAACCAAACAAGCCTGTCCCAGGCCCCAAGCCACGGCTCACTCCCAAACCTTTTGCTGTGGAGAGAAACCCCACTATTAGGCCCATACTTGCACCGAAGCCCATAACCAAGCCCCGGCCGGAGCCCACTCTCCTTGCTGGATACAAACCAGAGTCTCCATACAGTCCAAAACCTCAGCAACCAGCTGCCCCTGTCCAACCCAGGTCAACCAACCCCAACCGACCTGCCTCTACCTCCTTTAATACAACTAAGTTGAACACTGGACAAACAATCAAGCCAATAGCCCAGCCATTTAAACCGGCCCCTCCTCTTGACCTTGGAGACCCCAGCAAACCCATTCCTACTTTAAcaacagagaggcagagacctGGTTCATCAAACTTGGTCTATTCCAAGAGCCTTAAACAATTTCTAGCATCAGACTGGTCTGGAACCACTAACAATCAAGGTGAGAAGGACCAGATGGCATCCAGCCCTGTCGGGTCCTCCATTACTAGAACCAAGTCCATGGGTTTTCTCATTCAGGTagggcaggaggaagaagaaaaagaaaaagaaaaccctgAGGCAGCGGTGGTGCTGCGGCCAAAGCCCAGAGCATCCAGGCCCAGACCTGTGTCAGCCATTTTCCTTGACAGTCCGACCAAGACGGAGACATCAGTTCCTGCCTTGCGCTGGGCGAGACGACCGCTTTCAGCTGATCTCACGTCCAAGTTTGAGTCAATCGGTCTGTCTCTGCACCGtaaaacacaaaaagacactaatgaGAACACTCCAGAGGAAACCGGGCCGACACaaaagagagagcaggagaaaaCACCTCAGAGTGACACATCACAAAGTAGTGATGGTGCAAGTGACCAAAAGACTCTCAAAGAGAGCGAAGAGGATAAGCGTGCAGTCAGCATCAAGTCACGAATGAGTTTCCTcgattcatcctcctctcctaagGCCGGTGTCGCGGACCAAGAGTCGGATCTTCACTCTCCAGTGCAGCCAGTCCCTGAAACAGAACCAGCAGTGGGTGTCAAACAGCTCATCAAGCAGCTGACAGAGGACCCAGCACCAACTCCGAGTCCTATTGTGAAACCAGTACTGAAGCACCGGCACTTACCCCTCGACCTGACTAAAAG GTTTTCATCCGAGAGGTCGCCAGACAGTGTTTTCCTCAGTGAGGCAACAGACTGCGATGAGATCAGCAAAGATCCTCAGAGGAGG ATTGAAGAGTCAGCTATCAGCCCCAATGACCAGAGGACATTTGTGGATTTAAAAGACTCCCAAGAGGTATTCAAAAAGGCCTCCCCGCCTGAAGAGCCTCAGGGGGGCCAGGACATTGGCGCCACCTCCAAGGAAAGTGTTCCCAGGAGTGACCTACAGACAGTGAAAGCATCCTTGTTTGAACATGTTGTGGAGAGGCACAGTGTGCTGTTGGTGGAAGAGGGCAAGCCTGTAAACAAGCCTCATGAGTCGCTCAGAAGCCTGTCATTTAAGAGAGGAaaggctgaggaggagggaacTCTTGTCACTGCCACCTACAAAGATCCTTTATCTCCATCAAGTCCTCTGAGGGTGTCGCATGCCTTTGACACGGTGCAGGCAGTGGAAGGGAGCAGGGCCGTGAGTGAGAACGTCCCATCGGCTCAGTGGGAGGATAAGGCCATGACGCTACGCTCCAGGCGCTCCGAAGGGAGCAGGCCGGTGGAAGAGCGGACCGGTTCAGCCCAAGACGAACCAGCTTCGGCTGCGATGCCAGAAAAGCAGCCTCGGTTTCTGAGAGTGGGTGCTTTGCATAAGTGGAACTCTCCAGGTCTTGAGACAAGTGTGGAGAAAGGGATGCTGAAGGAAACGCAAAGGGAAGAACAAGAGGCTTTGGATCAAGACGGGCACGGGGAGCGAGACGCTGAGCAGGAGGAAGTGGCCGCAGCTCCAAAACGTTTGAAAATGCTGCAGTCGGAAGAGCAGCCAAAGCCCAGGGCAACCTACTTTGCTCTGACTGGACAAATGCATGAGCCAGTTTCTCCTGTTGATGCAGGAGAAAGCATAGGGGACGAGGCTGGGCCCTTTGACAACATGTCTGTGAGGGCTGAACCCGACGGTTCTAAAACAAAGCTTATTCCAATAAGGTGGAATCCAGCATTCGATGAATCTTTGGGAAAAAACTCTCAAGTCAAAGTGGAGGAGTTGATGAGGAGGCACATTTCACAAAGCGAGATCAGATCAACTTTGGATGAACAGACAAAAGAGGAAATGATGGAAgtcgaaaagaaaagagaactaCAAAAAGAGACCGAAAGACACATGGCAAAAATGAAAGAGCATCAGAGGGAAAAACAGAGACAGCTGGAACTGGAGAAAGAAGCACTTTTGGAATTTGCACGGATGAAAGAGAGGGAAATGCAAAGAGAATTTGAAAGGCAAAGACAGAAAGCCTTTGAGAAGGAGAAACAGGAGTTTGAGGAGAAACAGCGGGCACTGGAAAGGCAGAAACAGTCGGAGCTTGAACAAAGACAACAACTGCAAGAGCTGGAACGAGCGAAACTAAGGGAACTTGAAAAAGAGAGGCTATTGCAACTTGAGAAAGAAAAACGCCAAAAAttagagagacagaaaaagatTGAAAGAGAGAAGCTGCGAGAACAGGAAAGGGACAGACAGCAGGAACAGGAGAGGCAAAGacaaagggaggaagagaggcagagagagctggACAAGAAAAGACAGCTGCTGGAAATCCAAAAGGAGAAACAGAAAATGGAAGAGCTGAAGAGAATTCAAGAGTTTGAAAGACTGCAACTCTTAGAGTTTGAAAatcagaaggaaaaggaggCTCGGAAGGAAAAAGAGACACAGCAGCTCATGGAGCTCGAAAAGCAGAGGCgtcgagagaggagagagagagaggaggcagagaaaaTGAGACAGGTTGCATTAGATCAGGAAGTTATCAGAATGAAAGAGCTCagtaaagaaagagaaaggcaaAAGGAGCTTCAGAAAGAGATTgacagagaaaagcagagagagatggagagacagcaACAGAGGGatttagagagacagagacaactaGATTTCGAGAGACAAGAATTAGAAAAccagagagagctggagagacGGAGTCAGAGAGatttagagagggagagacagagacaactaGATCTCGAGAGACAAGAATTAGAAAaccagagagagatggagagacagagagatttagagagggagagacagagacaactaGATATCGAGAGACAGGAATTGGAAAGCCAGAGGCTGAGACAACGAGAACTGGAAAAGGAAAAGCAGAGGAAAGAGAGCTTGGAGAGAattaaagagatggagagaagacaGCTCCTGGAGTTGGAGAGGCAACAGCAGACAGAGAGGGACAAACAGCAACTTCTGGAGCTGGAGAAACGCAGACTGAGGGAGAGTCTGGaaagggaggaggcggagaaaaTGAGACAGATAGCCAAGCAGCAGGGAGCAGAGAGGCAGCGGCAAAAAGAGAGGCAGaagaaagaggaacaggagaggGCGAGGTTGGAGTCATCCCCTCTCAGGCCTCAAGCGGTGGATCTGGACTCTGTGCTCCGAAATGAGCCGCTGTCCAAGCCGACTTCTCACCGCAGTGACACAGCAACGCGATGGAAGGAGCCATCCCCGAGACTAGAAGCATCTTACAAACCTGCCATCCTTGACATCGACTCTTTTACGTCTCAAGTTCAGCCCTCCTCCAGTAAAGACTTGTTTCCTGTTTCTGGTATTCAGGGTGTAGACGCTGCATTTGGAGCTAGATTACACCCCCCTACACCTGATGTAGATGTTAGCTGGAGGTCGCCACAACAGGCTCCAGGTATCACAAGCCCGGTATGGACGACATCTCTTCAGGACCCGTGGGAGCTGCGGCTTGTTGAGACGTCTGTGGACAAACCTGTAGCTGAACCCAGAAAACACACCAACAAACTCAGCCTagagcagctcctcctcagGCAGGAGGAGCGACTCCCACAGAGGCTGTCCAGCAGTGGTCCCGAGGAGCAGATATGGTTCCCCCGAGAGCAGCAGCCTCAAGACGGCAGTGCAGAGGACCGCAGCCAGAGGAGATCACAGGCATCCAAG ACGCCTCAGGTCTTCAGTCAGTGGCTTTCTGGTTGTACCCAGAATAAGATCTGTAGCTGGTAA